The Vigna angularis cultivar LongXiaoDou No.4 chromosome 6, ASM1680809v1, whole genome shotgun sequence genome contains the following window.
CTCGTAATAAGTATACCTTCTGCCTAGAAGCTGGTATAGCAGCCCGAGAAGACTTGGTCTGTTGCACAGCAATTTCTAATGCCTTGCTTCCACCAATAAAATTTGGGTGGGAAGTGTTTATGTAGTCCATCTGTAGAATTATTGAGTAGTTTGAATAAGAAATCATGGACAAGGAAATTGATGATTCACTCTAATAGATTGCCCGTCACAATTGACATGTCAATGATTTCTAATACACACCAAAAACACTTTAATATCTTTAGTTGTGATGATTTTTCCAATTTATTTGGAGAGAACATCATTCACCAATGTTCTAACACAGCATCCCAAGCCATGCTAAGTCAGCTAAACAAGAACTGAAGACTCAATATACACACCAATGGCATAACTTCATAACAACTCCATTGGAAATAAATGGCTCATTCTCTTATGCGGAACAGTATTAAGAAAGTCAAGGAGTTGACTACTCATTTACAGTTGAAAATGAAAGCAGTATCAAGAATGATACTTACATCAAATTCAGACTAAAAATTACTTGAAAATTGAAAGATATGTAAGTGACACAGTTTTGGCTCAACCAAATTCTGATGAGCAATTTTAAGTAGAGATTGAGAAagtatacatttatatttaaacaaGTTAAATTTCAGCACACCTCCATTTCTATCATGTGTGCAATCATATTCTCTGACGGTTCAAGGCCTTCTCGTAGAAAGTTCCCAATAACTTCATCCATACGCTTTCGCAAGAAAGGGAATCGCTGCAGTTCAGTAACCATACAGTGATGGCTGATCTGAAGAGAAGGGATTTTGTTTAGGTACATACTTGATAATGCAAGACAAGAGAGATGGCAAGCTTAAAGCCCTGTCACTACCTTTATTAGTTCATCATATATAAACCTGGCACACTGAAGACTTGGATCCAATAGACGAGATATTTGCCTTCGCACAAGGACCTCAAATGGCACCTGATTACATGGAAATAAATAGATAAACTTGTTCTAGAGTAGGGTATTTTCTATAAACATATTTATGTATTTGGGTTCACAAATTATGATGAAACATTTACAAAATCAAccaaaatcttattttgaaatataatttctatctcaattttttaaggaaaaagGATTGGGTAAAAAGACCTACTTCTGGAACAAATAGTGCTGATTTAGGCCCTGTAGCATTCTGTATGGCAGTCCGAATGTCATCATCAGTCAGGTCTTCACATGGATCCACCTCCTTCATGATAGCATTGCATCACAAGGAATTAGCACATTTTGCTCATTGCTTACAACTCGACATCATACGCTGTgcttataataaaatcattatttctCATTCCCTTTAAATACATTGAATTATAATCTATCATTTGCTTAAcccataataataaaatgataacaTTCAGCACATCATTTACAAAAATTACGATGAAAACCTGTTTAgcaacaaaaatgaaattacatatTTTCATGGTTATATACATACAATCAcaaatattcaattttgtttgtttaacaATGTTTGATTAATATCATATGCgtagtatatataaataattgtagGATAATAGTGTCTTCATCCATGAAATTCAATAAGGTTGACAGGCTAATGATTTAACTATAGCCTCCTCCGCATTTTCCATCTTAATTGAAATGTAGCATGAGAAAAGACATTTCGAACATTACCATATGGAAACACAGGAATTATATACCTCTAAACTTTTGACAAATATGGATTGAAAAATGTAATGGATTCGTGCTCCACCAGATAACTCGGATGTAGACATCTCTTCATTCTTTCCCTCAACCATTGAAGAGAATGCTGTTTTcaagaagaaagaaattgaagatacCATTTACTTAACAGGTAACAGTAACAATATGTGGCATAGCAGTTAACaaatacagaaaaaaataaaacacaacttcattaataaataaaagataagaaactAGGCTGTTGGGATAGTTCAGTACCTTCACAATATTTTGAAAGAATATTCAGGAGAAGTGCACCCTGACCAGCCTGTTAGAGATTAACACTTATAAATAATGCATTGCATAATTACAGACAAAGTAGAAAAAATGCCGCTTCTTTTACAAAATAAGGAGAATATTTGTGCGGCATACTTAACTATTTAAGGGTTTAACAAGTCACAGGAACGTATCCAAGACACATCTCAGTATTAACACAAACCTTGGACTCAGTAATCTCTCCATAGCTTGCATGCTCCTTTGCCACAGAGACTAGTGAAGTACTTATACGTGCTCTCAGTCCAGGTAGCACAGCCTTTATATGTTGTGCTAGAATCTGCAAAAGGATGAACAGGTAAATGTGCATACCATATATTGGCTTGCATTAGACTAGAAATCCTAATCTTGGTATCAATCCATAatggtttaatattttatgggATTTGAAAGAATTCAGTTCTATCCAAGAAGTATCTAACAATATTCTTTCTCCAAATTCGACACAGTAAGCCTTTACTCCAAGCTAGTATTAATCTGGCTATTTGCATACACTCTTCAAACTCTTTCACAGcactaaaaacaaaagaaacttcATTCTTTCAACTCTCCTTTCTCTTCTCCCTTCCAAAAAAAGATACAAATGATTCAAAGAAGAATTCAAAAGCCACCACCAAAATCAACACTGAAGGTGAAACAACTAAGTGCATTTCTTTGATACCTCCCTCCTAAAGATAAAGGATAGTATAACAATTTTGACTgcttttatataaagaaaataaataaatatgaagtgtcaattaagaatgaaaaagtGTGAAGACTGAACCAAACTTTTACTCTGCATTTGAAATCCCTAAATAAGGTTAgtattataaacaataaatatacatGTTTTTAGTGTCACTGAGACTCTACCTGGTTCAATTTCTTTGCCAGTTGAGGAACACCACAACTATCTGCCAGACCACTGTATACCTATGAGTAACATAGATAGATAAGAGTAAGCATATATAAGTAAAAGAACTTGACTATTAACTACAAATAAGAACTTCCTTACAGGACGACTGCGGAAAAATTTCTCTTCAGCAACAAGAGCATCCTTTATACTCCGGTTCATTTGAATATCCTATATGACGAAACAATAGCCAAAATATATTTCAGCAATCAACTCATATTTACCTCCACACCAATCAAGCAAGTTACAAACATTTAGTTATTTGCATTTATGAGGTATCCTTATTTATGGTGTTATTAAACATTGACCAGCacttttaatgaataaaaacatGCACACAGGTTAAAGTAATTAAACAGAGCTTTTAGAACTATATTATAACATCATTACCTCCTGACTACGATTTACAACACCTACATAACCAAGTCGGAGGGGGATAACTTTTCCGAGTAACAGATTCCGGGCATCAGTACCTCTGTCCATGATATCCAACTACATTCCAAATAATAAGTGCCTATTATTGTCAGAACAAGGCAAAAGCTTAAGAAATTTCACAATTGTGTCAGATAAAGTGTTACAAGAGTATACCGAACCTTTGTGATTACGCCGATTGTTCTATTACCTACAATGGAAACAAGAACCTTTAAAAATCCAGTTAAAGAGGTATGAAAAGATTGAAGTTTCAGACACGTGGAAGAACAAACTCACCATCAGGATCAGCAATCCCTGCCATCTGAAGAGCATCTGAATTAGCCAAATCTGAATTTGCCGGTGTGACAGCCAGGATGAGACATGTAGGAGTTTTGATATATGACATGATCATTGTTCTGATTCGAGCTTCAATATCAGAAGGCTGGTCACCAACAGGAACCTTAGTAATGCCTGGGAGATCTACAAGTGTGATATCAAGAACATTCGGTGAAAAAATCTTCAGTCGAATCTGCTTGTCCGAGACACCTTTGTTCCCTCCTGCTTCCCTATCAGTTTCAGCCTACAGAAAGAGAGTGAACATATATAAGTCAATATAGAGTTATAAAGGTAAAGAAAGGGATTAAATTAGTACACAATAACTTATCAGCACATCACTAGCAACGGTATTACATTCTATATAGATGCAAATAATGTCTCAAATTTAACCACATTTCAAGCTTAAAGCATAGAAATCACTTTAAGTAGATAATGGACCCTCAACCAAAACAGTATCACCGATTGATATGATAAAAACATTGACGACTGTCAAGCAAACAATATTTCTCAAAGTTCATTCAACTAACTTACACATTCTATTATACTCCATTTTACTAGTTTCAAAGGACCAAGTCTCTAAAGTATCCATCTATTCCATTTTATTATTGGAGCATTGGAAGCCATCTAATACCAAAGCCAAACACGATACATGCACATGGCACCACGGATAGCCATCAGATCACACCCAAATTCAACTCAGTTCAGTACCGGTTAATGTGCCAGAGTGTGTGCATGTATTGTTAATGGGTAAAGAAGTAAAGAAAACTGGATACAAAAAAAAGTGTCAGAGAGaaaataatctttattaatGAAAGGGTCACCCTCCTTATTAAATGATTCTCTTCTCCCTTCCACTTAGATGCCGGCAAGCAAAAGTAATGTTACAAAAGGGAAAGCAGAACTCCACCATTCAATAGTCATTCAAAATACAAGGCAAACGCCAACCGAACATGATGTTAATATTCTACTTCTCTTCTTCGCTATTATTTATTCAATGACCTAAAACGGTAATCACCTAGTGAGTAATTCATGACGATAAGCTATCGGCGTCACAGAGATGAAAAAGACAAACGCAAAGGTTGGAGATAAAAAGTTCAGCACCTGAATTTCCCGGCGAATGTCGGAGAAATCGTGAAATTTTCTGCCAGGGAGGTGGAGGAACTCGCCGTACTCATCGTCCGGGGCGTCGGGCTTGCGCTTGGTCTGGACGAGCTGGAGGACGAGTGGGCGGCGAGTGCAGATGTCGTTGCCTCGGGGGAGAAAATCGCGGCCGACTAGGGCTTCGAGGACGCTGGACTTGCCGCTGCTCTGGCTGCCGACGACGGCAACCTGGGGGAGGTCGATGGTGGATTGGCTGCCGACGCGGGCGAAGATGTCCTGAAGGCGGTTGACTAGGGAGATCACGCTGGAACCAAGAGGAGCAGTAGGAGATGCCGCGGGAGCAGTAGTAGTAGAAGAAGATACCTCTTCTGCCATGATGGATGGATCAACGATGGAAGAAACCCTAGCTAGGGTTTTGGTTCGAAGATCGATTGAATGATTGGAGTGGAGTGGGGACTAACTCTCCAGGCTTTCCCTCACCGTCTAGTCTAATTCGTATTGCGTTGGCGTTGGAGAAAGTTCAAATTGAatgaatgaataataatataacactTGAGAGTCTGTGTTTGACGTGTGAGAGTTGTGGGGCTTTATGTTGGAAGAGTGTTCGTTACCATTTCCCTTCCTAATTTTGTGACCACCAATTGTTTGGCTTAATTACTGAATAAATAAATCAGGCCAACTGGAGaacaaagaaatgaaaaaagagCATGGATTGGAGAAGGAGTAACACAAATctgaaattagaaataaaagaaagtggaaaaaataataaaaattgttttttaactaaaaaaagcAGTTTCTTACCATAAGTGATTACTGTGATTTCTaagaaaatatctttagaagTAATTAAATCCTACAAATTAATGtgttaattttagtaaaaattaatttattacattaaagaAATTTAAGAGGAGTAATATTATCAAGAAAGTTGGATTTTTATCTttccaataaatatttttttggaaatTCGCAAATCCATtctcagaaaataaaataaaaagttatttttagaaGATAAATCAAATGTTTCTCATCCAACAAATGTTTCCttcaaaaattcattaaaaaactagttttattaaaaaatatgtttgaacacgttaaaaattgtaaaagatttttttcccattttaattaaaaaatatattcatcgATGCTTTTATAAGGCATTTTGtgcatattatttataaaaatattagttttaagaAATGTACTACATGGCATTATGTCCGGACCAGGGGACGAACAGGTCAATAACCAATAAATTAGAGGTCTATACAAATAACTGTTAGAGATAATTAAAAGGTAattaatgaaagataaaaattattgatggaTGATTAGCAAGAATAATAACGgttattaaatgattaattaataggtctgatttaattataagttttataaatatattaatgtaaaaaatacttatttttttcattacttaATTATTCTAAAAAGTTAGAGTGTGTTTTATAAATCAATCACCAATACACCAATTGATTATGGGATGGTAATTGGAAGATTGAACAATCAAAACTTGAAACTAAGAAGACTAATTATCGAatctcaaaactaaaataaaaaatagttaaattttaaaaattaacttgtttattttactaaaagttTACTGTATTGTcatagtaaataatttaataaaagtaattttatctAGGAAGTTATATTTTCatcttacatatttttttttttgaaattttgtcataatttattctcaaaaatataaaatgttatttttaaaagataaatcaaaaatggtttacaaatttatattcaaagGAAACTAAAAAGTGGTtgttcttccaaatgttttcgaagaacattaattcaaaattttaaatatttttattaaaaaaacgtaaaagagttttaaattttaatatatatattttttatttctcaatgTCTTTAGGATGCTAGTTTGCATTTTGtggaaaaataatattcaatgaTTATACATgatgatataataaatttgcattatcattttataataaaatactgtttattataaaatcaacTAGTTAAGTTTGTGAGGGAATGATAgttaaagattattttattttccaaaaaagttttttctcttaaaaatcactttttattaCTTCTTTATTAAATTACACCCGTAAGTAACTTCCACTGTTTTACtagttgtattttaaaaatgatacaTAATTAAGCTCATTCTTTCGCTTTAATAAcgtttaaaaaacataaaaatgttgtttaaagaaaatcttatattataaatcaagctagttattctttaattttcctAACAAAGTTATGACGGCCTTTCCATGAAATTTGAAAGgtcaaattatttttcaaagcttttctaagtttaaatattttgacGAGAacttaatttttacatttttaaaaaaaggtattttagattacatttaaattactctaaaaaaatatttttatttagtgacattttaaaattgataatttaaaatagttgaaatttattttttggattttatacttttgaatgtattataaaattatcatttcgaaatatattaattttgaatgtgTAATAAGTACCTTTTAATATATTCaggtatttttttaaactaaaatattttaaaacgtcattttttttatcatcggAAGAAGTTAtcgtttaattaaaaatactataattGGGCTAATTCTCTGTAGTTTTCTGCGTTGTATATTCTGAAAATTAGTTTCacaaaataatttagaaaactaTAACAAAACTCAAAATTTAAGGCACCTTTTGTTCAGACTTCCATTTAGCAGGAAGAAGATAGTTACGAATTTTGTTTTCCCGCCACAATGTCACCTTTCCGAGAAAGATCCCTTGCAAACTTTCCGGAGGTCAGAAACCGCTCCCGCGGCTCTTGCGGCTCCGTACACCTCGCCAC
Protein-coding sequences here:
- the LOC108343046 gene encoding dynamin-related protein 3A yields the protein MAEEVSSSTTTAPAASPTAPLGSSVISLVNRLQDIFARVGSQSTIDLPQVAVVGSQSSGKSSVLEALVGRDFLPRGNDICTRRPLVLQLVQTKRKPDAPDDEYGEFLHLPGRKFHDFSDIRREIQAETDREAGGNKGVSDKQIRLKIFSPNVLDITLVDLPGITKVPVGDQPSDIEARIRTMIMSYIKTPTCLILAVTPANSDLANSDALQMAGIADPDGNRTIGVITKLDIMDRGTDARNLLLGKVIPLRLGYVGVVNRSQEDIQMNRSIKDALVAEEKFFRSRPVYSGLADSCGVPQLAKKLNQILAQHIKAVLPGLRARISTSLVSVAKEHASYGEITESKAGQGALLLNILSKYCEAFSSMVEGKNEEMSTSELSGGARIHYIFQSIFVKSLEEVDPCEDLTDDDIRTAIQNATGPKSALFVPEVPFEVLVRRQISRLLDPSLQCARFIYDELIKISHHCMVTELQRFPFLRKRMDEVIGNFLREGLEPSENMIAHMIEMEMDYINTSHPNFIGGSKALEIAVQQTKSSRAAIPASRQKDPLESDKGSASERSVKSRAILARQANGVTDPGVRAASDVERSVPSGNTGGSSWGISSIFGGGDSRTTVKENMASKPHTEPIQSVEHSFSMINLRQPPPVLRPSEGNSETEVIEITVTKLLLRSYYDIVRKNVEDLIPKAIMHFLVNNTKRELHNVFIKKLYRDNLFEEMLQEPDEIALKRKRCRELLRAYQQAFKDLEELPMEAETVERGYSLPETTGLPKIHGLPTSSMYSTSSSGDYYGASPKHSKSKRSSHSGELQSPMHGAISDSNGSGRLFTSSFYPTVDA